A part of Anolis sagrei isolate rAnoSag1 chromosome 3, rAnoSag1.mat, whole genome shotgun sequence genomic DNA contains:
- the LOC137096519 gene encoding uncharacterized protein, with protein MPSKKNRGGPKGKGPAEKTGHKRPLRPDGSSSDEDGVSMEDLEALLQRVNQIEQNRGVGLGGAGSGPTRRASKKQLFKSLLSRVSIIESTSAAEAERVVRLPEQLAVSGAAGGSSLESSAVQNITSPEGHPSVQASSGSSAAAVAGPSQPTALASTSSAVAGSTQSVGSSVAAVDVAGREQLVTAVPAESARLAHRWRILVCGHSYVHWAERYARNSSFGQHLGCASTALVEWKGVRGLRWDGLVPLLFQDRSRPTPDVLVLHIGGNDLGLLNGRALYLQARADILKIWQAWPRVHIAWSAIIPRLRWPGGGDVRKLEKARKRVNRAMRTALARGRGSYIPHKDITHDKAQFYRSDGVHLTDLGNAQFLADLQLGIQEVLRGLVGDGGEMDICPQSVA; from the exons ATGCCATCAAAGAAGAACAGGGGGGGCCCTAAGGGGAAGGGTCCCGCGGAGAAGACGGGTCACAAGCGCCCTTTACGTCCGGATGGGTCGTCGTCGGATGAAGATGGGGTGTCTATGGAAGACTTGGAAGCCCTTCTTCAGCGTGTCAACCAAATAGAACAaaataggggggttggtttgggtgGGGCTGGTTCAGGCCCCACTCGCCGGGCTAGTAAGAAACAGTTGTTCAAATCtctgttgtcccgggtttctattatAGAATCGACCTCAGCCGCGGAGGCGGAAAGGGTGGTCCGGCTTCCTGAACAACTGGCGGTTTCGGGGGCTGCAGGGGGCTCTTCTTTGGAGTCTTCGGCTGTGCAGAACATCACCAGCCCCGAAGGTCATCCGTCTGTGCAGGCTTCGTCTGGCTCCTcagcggctgctgtggccggacccagtcagcccacggcattggcctccacgtccagtgctgtggccgggtccactcagtcgGTCGGGTCGAGTGTTGCTGCTGTCGATGTAGCAGGGCGCGAGCagttggtgacggctgtcccagcag agtctgccaggctggcgcatagatggagaatccttgtttgtgggcatagctatgtccactgggcggagagatacgccaggaactcatcctttggccagcatctgggttgcgcttccactgcattggtcgagtggaagggtgttcggggccttcgttgggacggtttggttcccttgttgttccaggacaggagcaggcccactcctgatgttttggtgctccatatcggaggtaatgATCTTGGCCTGCTGAATGGCAGGGCCTTGTATCttcaagcccgtgctgacattttgaagatctggcaggcatggccccgggttcacatcgcttggtcggccatcattccacgccttcggtggccaggaggtggtgatgtcaggaagctcgagaaggccagaaagcgtgtgaaccgggccatgcgcacggctttagcacggggcagggggtcttacatccCACATAAGGACATCACACATGACAAAGCACAGTTTTATCGTTCTGATGGGGTACATTTAacggatttgggtaacgcacaatttttagctgatttgcagttaggcattcaggaagttttaaggggcttggtgggggatgggggcgaaatggacatttgcccccaatctgtggcataa